A genomic segment from Variovorax paradoxus B4 encodes:
- the folK gene encoding 2-amino-4-hydroxy-6-hydroxymethyldihydropteridine diphosphokinase: MSAPNRPKDGKSGGGQGRPPSRGGPSSKPKSGGPAPARRAPSRPAGKAGPAGAPARRPREDYPTVQAFVAIGANLGDARAAVTAAMDAIGTIERTVVTARSSLYRSAPVDAAGPDFINAVVAVRTGLTAEAFLAELHLLEEQAGRERPFPNAPRTLDLDLLMHGNAIKDTPALALPHPRMRDRAFVLKPLAEIAPDKVPRAALARVSSQVIERIRD; encoded by the coding sequence ATGAGCGCACCGAACCGGCCGAAGGACGGCAAGAGCGGCGGTGGCCAGGGCCGGCCGCCATCGCGTGGCGGCCCTTCGTCGAAGCCGAAGAGCGGCGGCCCGGCACCCGCGCGGCGCGCGCCCAGCCGGCCTGCGGGCAAGGCGGGGCCTGCGGGTGCGCCCGCCCGCCGCCCGCGCGAGGACTATCCCACCGTTCAGGCCTTCGTCGCCATCGGAGCGAACCTCGGTGACGCCCGGGCTGCCGTGACGGCGGCCATGGACGCCATCGGCACCATCGAGCGCACCGTGGTGACGGCGCGCTCGTCGCTCTACCGCAGCGCGCCGGTCGATGCGGCCGGGCCCGATTTCATCAACGCCGTGGTGGCCGTGCGGACCGGGCTCACGGCCGAGGCGTTCCTGGCCGAACTGCATCTGCTCGAGGAGCAGGCAGGCCGCGAACGGCCTTTTCCCAATGCGCCGCGCACGCTCGACCTCGACCTGCTGATGCACGGCAACGCGATCAAGGACACGCCCGCGCTGGCCTTGCCGCACCCCCGCATGCGCGACCGTGCCTTCGTGCTGAAGCCGCTCGCCGAGATCGCACCCGACAAGGTGCCGCGCGCGGCGCTTGCCCGCGTTTCCTCGCAGGTCATCGAGCGGATTCGCGACTGA
- the hda gene encoding DnaA regulatory inactivator Hda: MKQLALDIGIATGPSFDAFFAGPNEAALRHLQLWVGGAGNAVPHSPVPTYLWGESGSGKTHLLESVRVALREQGASVGWLHAGLLEPPEFDERWGAVLLDDVHLYTAVQQHAAFNWFVNAQTLQRGVVAAGALPPADLPLREDLRTRLGWGHVFHLQVLSESERRAVLRQAADTRGVMLSDEVLDYMLHRFSRDLGSLMELLTQLDGYALQTQRAITIPLIRSMLENE; encoded by the coding sequence ATGAAACAGCTCGCGCTCGATATCGGCATTGCGACGGGCCCCAGCTTCGACGCTTTTTTTGCCGGCCCGAACGAGGCGGCGCTGCGGCACCTGCAACTGTGGGTGGGCGGCGCCGGCAACGCCGTGCCTCACTCTCCCGTCCCGACCTACCTGTGGGGCGAAAGCGGCAGCGGCAAGACCCATCTGCTCGAATCGGTGCGTGTCGCACTGCGCGAGCAGGGCGCGAGCGTGGGCTGGCTGCATGCCGGCCTGCTGGAGCCGCCCGAATTCGACGAGCGCTGGGGTGCCGTGCTGCTCGACGACGTGCACCTCTACACCGCCGTGCAGCAGCACGCGGCCTTCAACTGGTTCGTCAATGCGCAGACGCTGCAGCGTGGCGTGGTGGCCGCGGGCGCGCTGCCGCCGGCCGACCTGCCGCTGCGCGAGGACCTCCGCACCCGGCTGGGCTGGGGCCATGTGTTCCACCTGCAGGTGCTGAGCGAAAGCGAACGCCGCGCGGTGCTGCGCCAGGCCGCCGACACGCGCGGCGTCATGCTGTCGGACGAGGTGCTCGACTACATGCTGCACCGCTTCAGCCGCGACCTGGGCAGCCTGATGGAACTGCTCACGCAGCTCGACGGCTATGCCCTGCAGACACAGCGCGCGATCACGATCCCGCTGATCCGATCCATGCTCGAAAACGAATAG
- the purM gene encoding phosphoribosylformylglycinamidine cyclo-ligase, whose product MTSPTPTPLSYKDAGVDIDAGDALVDRIKPLAKKTLREGVLAGIGGFGALFEVPKRYKEPVLVSGTDGVGTKLKLAFEWNMHDTVGIDLVAMSVNDVLVQGAEPLFFLDYFACGKLDVDTAAAVIGGIARGCEISGCALIGGETAEMPGMYPAGEYDLAGFAVGAVEKSKILTGQNVKPGDVVLGLASAGVHSNGFSLVRKVIERAGTDLPATLDGKPFREAVMEPTHLYVKPVLEALAKHPIKALAHITGGGLLENIPRVLPEGTAAHLKKGSWPQTELFAWLQKVAGIDDIEMNRTFNNGIGMVVVIDAAEAAACAATLRTAGESVFEIGIIAERGAGAAVVVG is encoded by the coding sequence ATGACTTCCCCTACGCCCACCCCGCTCAGCTACAAGGATGCAGGTGTCGATATCGATGCCGGCGACGCACTGGTCGACCGCATCAAGCCCCTGGCCAAGAAGACCCTGCGCGAAGGCGTGCTGGCCGGCATCGGCGGCTTCGGCGCGCTGTTCGAGGTGCCCAAGCGCTACAAGGAACCGGTGCTGGTGAGCGGCACCGACGGCGTGGGCACCAAGCTCAAGCTGGCCTTCGAATGGAACATGCACGACACGGTCGGCATCGACCTGGTGGCCATGAGCGTCAACGACGTGCTGGTGCAGGGCGCCGAGCCCCTCTTCTTTCTCGACTATTTCGCCTGCGGCAAGCTCGACGTGGACACGGCCGCGGCCGTGATCGGCGGCATCGCCCGCGGCTGCGAGATCTCCGGTTGCGCGCTGATCGGCGGCGAAACCGCCGAGATGCCCGGCATGTACCCCGCCGGCGAGTACGACCTGGCGGGCTTCGCGGTCGGCGCGGTCGAAAAGTCGAAGATCCTCACGGGCCAGAACGTGAAGCCCGGCGACGTGGTGCTGGGCCTGGCCTCGGCCGGCGTGCATTCCAACGGCTTCAGCCTGGTGCGCAAGGTGATCGAGCGCGCCGGCACCGATTTGCCCGCCACGCTCGACGGCAAGCCGTTCCGCGAGGCCGTCATGGAGCCCACCCACCTCTACGTGAAGCCGGTGCTCGAGGCGCTGGCCAAGCACCCGATCAAGGCGCTGGCCCACATCACGGGCGGCGGCCTGCTCGAGAACATTCCGCGCGTGCTGCCCGAAGGCACGGCGGCCCACCTCAAGAAGGGCAGCTGGCCGCAGACCGAGCTCTTCGCCTGGCTGCAGAAAGTGGCGGGCATCGACGACATCGAGATGAACCGCACCTTCAACAACGGTATCGGCATGGTGGTGGTGATCGACGCGGCCGAAGCCGCAGCCTGCGCCGCCACGCTGCGCACGGCCGGCGAATCGGTGTTTGAAATCGGCATCATCGCCGAGCGCGGCGCGGGCGCCGCCGTCGTGGTTGGCTGA
- a CDS encoding inorganic phosphate transporter, translating into MATVQVALWVVMVLVALAILFDFMNGFHDAANSIATVVSTGVLKPGHAVLFAAFFNLIAIFIFHLSVAATVGKGIAQPGVVDVHVVFGALVGAISWNLVTWYYGIPSSSSHALIGGIVGAVIAKTGTGGLVASGIWKTVAFIFVSPFLGFLLGSMMMVLVAWGFRRATPSRVDRWFRRLQLVSAGAYSLGHGGNDAQKTIGIIWMLLIATGYASATDASPPTWTIVSCYAAIALGTMFGGWRIVKTMGQKITKLKPVGGFCAETGGALTLFLATALGIPVSTTHTITGAIVGVGSAQRASAVRWGVAGNIVWAWIFTIPASAFVAAIAYWLSLQIF; encoded by the coding sequence ATGGCAACGGTTCAGGTCGCCCTCTGGGTGGTGATGGTTCTGGTCGCGCTTGCGATCCTGTTCGACTTCATGAATGGCTTCCACGACGCAGCGAACTCGATCGCGACCGTGGTGTCGACAGGCGTGCTCAAGCCGGGCCACGCCGTGCTGTTCGCGGCTTTCTTCAACCTGATCGCGATCTTCATCTTCCACCTGAGCGTGGCGGCGACGGTCGGCAAGGGCATTGCCCAGCCCGGCGTGGTCGATGTGCACGTGGTCTTCGGCGCGCTCGTGGGCGCCATCAGCTGGAACCTGGTGACCTGGTACTACGGCATCCCGAGCAGCTCGTCGCACGCGCTGATCGGCGGCATCGTCGGTGCCGTGATCGCGAAGACCGGTACCGGCGGCCTCGTGGCTTCCGGCATCTGGAAGACCGTGGCCTTCATCTTCGTTTCGCCGTTTCTCGGTTTCCTGCTGGGCTCGATGATGATGGTGCTGGTGGCCTGGGGCTTCCGGCGCGCCACGCCCTCGCGCGTGGACCGCTGGTTCCGGCGGCTGCAGCTGGTTTCGGCCGGGGCCTACAGCCTGGGCCACGGCGGCAACGACGCGCAGAAGACCATCGGCATCATCTGGATGCTGCTGATCGCCACCGGCTACGCCTCGGCCACGGATGCGAGCCCGCCCACCTGGACCATCGTGAGCTGCTACGCCGCGATTGCGCTGGGCACCATGTTCGGCGGCTGGCGCATCGTGAAGACCATGGGCCAGAAGATCACCAAGCTCAAGCCCGTGGGCGGCTTCTGCGCGGAGACGGGCGGCGCGCTCACGCTGTTCCTGGCCACCGCGCTGGGCATTCCCGTGTCGACCACCCACACCATCACCGGCGCCATCGTCGGCGTGGGCTCCGCGCAGCGCGCCAGCGCCGTGCGCTGGGGCGTGGCGGGCAACATCGTCTGGGCCTGGATCTTCACGATCCCGGCGTCGGCGTTCGTGGCCGCCATTGCCTACTGGCTCAGCCTGCAGATCTTCTGA
- a CDS encoding AI-2E family transporter produces the protein MAKPSPRATFETKPQPASRNVVLASYLLMPAALLLVMWQHLLPGLLCVCIGFLATRWFARLIGAGLARLRLPSGRADVQARVLAVTLVLLAPIALISLGLSQAREYILDAPDQYRELLDYTARTVLELRLKLPPEIAVYLPEGAAEVQRVVANYLRAQAGSLALAGRAWLGGLLFAYVGLIVGGLAAIAPSPLLRRPLAAQLHRRIEIFGEAFGQIVAAQFWIAAFNTLLTAVFLLFLMPLWGPHLPYTPALITLTFVAGLVPIVGNLVCNSVITLVALSVSPVTALACLVFLIIIHKAEYVINAKVVGSRTQMRVWELLAVMFVAEAVFGPAGLVAAPLFYAYLKKELQAAGLV, from the coding sequence ATGGCCAAGCCCTCCCCCCGCGCCACCTTCGAGACCAAGCCCCAGCCCGCCTCGCGCAACGTGGTGCTGGCCAGCTACCTGCTGATGCCGGCCGCGCTGCTGCTGGTGATGTGGCAGCACCTGCTGCCCGGCCTCCTGTGCGTGTGCATCGGCTTTCTGGCCACGCGCTGGTTCGCGCGCCTGATCGGCGCCGGCCTGGCCCGGCTCAGGCTGCCGTCCGGGCGTGCCGACGTCCAGGCCCGGGTGCTGGCGGTCACGCTGGTGCTGCTGGCGCCCATCGCGCTGATCTCGCTGGGCCTGTCGCAAGCGCGCGAATACATCCTCGACGCGCCCGACCAGTACCGCGAGCTGCTCGACTACACGGCGCGCACGGTGCTCGAACTGCGGCTCAAGCTCCCACCCGAAATCGCGGTCTACCTGCCCGAAGGCGCGGCCGAAGTGCAGCGCGTGGTGGCCAACTACCTGCGCGCGCAGGCCGGATCGCTGGCGCTGGCCGGACGGGCATGGCTCGGCGGCCTGCTGTTTGCCTATGTGGGCCTCATCGTGGGCGGGCTGGCCGCCATCGCGCCGTCGCCGCTGCTGCGCCGGCCGCTCGCCGCGCAGCTGCACCGGCGCATCGAGATCTTCGGCGAGGCCTTCGGCCAGATCGTGGCCGCGCAGTTCTGGATCGCCGCCTTCAACACGCTGCTGACCGCCGTCTTCCTGCTGTTCCTGATGCCGCTCTGGGGCCCTCACCTGCCCTACACGCCGGCCCTGATCACGCTGACCTTCGTGGCGGGCCTGGTGCCCATCGTCGGCAACCTGGTCTGCAACTCGGTGATCACGCTGGTGGCGCTGTCGGTGTCGCCGGTGACGGCACTGGCATGCCTGGTGTTCCTGATCATCATCCACAAGGCGGAATACGTGATCAACGCCAAGGTGGTCGGCAGCCGCACGCAGATGCGGGTGTGGGAGCTGCTGGCGGTGATGTTCGTGGCCGAGGCGGTGTTCGGCCCGGCCGGACTGGTGGCGGCGCCGCTTTTCTACGCGTACCTCAAGAAGGAACTGCAGGCCGCTGGGCTGGTGTAG
- a CDS encoding isochorismatase family protein: protein MKSCLIVIDAQESFRQRAYWSENVAQPYFAAQNALIEGCLAADLPIVRVFHVDGPADAGHPFAVESGFVRPIEGLAAFEAAATFTKHRHSALINSGLDVWLTQQGIGRLIVSGIRTEQCCETTTRHASDLGWEVDYVTEATLTFDMVQPDGRPLAAADIKARTATVLDGRFATVCSVAQALQRAGTRQMDSAWTSSSISGPSA from the coding sequence ATGAAATCCTGTCTGATTGTGATCGATGCGCAGGAATCGTTTCGCCAGCGCGCGTACTGGTCGGAAAACGTTGCGCAGCCCTATTTCGCCGCCCAGAACGCGCTGATCGAGGGCTGCCTGGCCGCCGATCTTCCGATCGTGCGTGTCTTCCACGTCGATGGCCCCGCTGACGCAGGCCATCCCTTCGCGGTCGAGTCGGGCTTCGTGCGGCCGATCGAAGGCCTGGCGGCTTTCGAGGCCGCGGCCACCTTCACCAAACACCGCCACAGCGCGCTGATCAACAGCGGACTCGACGTCTGGCTCACGCAGCAGGGCATCGGCCGGCTGATCGTGAGCGGCATCCGCACCGAGCAATGCTGCGAAACCACCACGCGCCACGCTTCCGACCTGGGCTGGGAGGTCGACTACGTGACCGAGGCCACGCTGACCTTCGACATGGTGCAGCCCGACGGCCGGCCGCTTGCCGCGGCCGACATCAAGGCGCGCACGGCCACCGTGCTGGACGGCCGGTTCGCCACTGTCTGCAGCGTGGCGCAGGCGCTGCAGCGCGCCGGCACACGCCAGATGGACTCCGCATGGACCTCCAGCAGCATCAGCGGCCCATCCGCGTAG
- a CDS encoding DUF47 domain-containing protein — protein sequence MFGKLLPREGNFFEMFNQHAERIVEAARAFEQLVANYNDVHLREQYNRDVDNAERAADRVTHDVNRLIHKTFITPIDREQIHKLINTMDDVADLIQDSAETMALYDVRHMTDEIVRLTALSVKCCDRLKDAVKFLGKIADPAVAEATLKTCEEIDRLESDADRVMRSAMSKLFREEPDVREVIKLKAIYELLETITDKCEDVANVIEGIVLENS from the coding sequence ATGTTCGGCAAGCTGCTGCCCCGCGAGGGGAATTTTTTCGAGATGTTCAACCAGCACGCCGAGCGCATCGTCGAAGCGGCGCGGGCGTTCGAGCAACTCGTGGCCAACTACAACGACGTGCATCTGCGCGAGCAGTACAACCGCGACGTCGACAATGCCGAGCGTGCGGCCGACCGCGTCACGCACGACGTCAACCGGCTGATCCACAAGACCTTCATCACGCCGATCGACCGCGAGCAGATCCACAAGCTCATCAACACGATGGACGACGTGGCCGACCTGATCCAGGACTCGGCCGAGACCATGGCGCTGTACGACGTGCGCCACATGACCGACGAGATCGTGCGCCTCACCGCCCTGAGCGTGAAGTGCTGCGACCGCCTGAAGGATGCCGTCAAGTTCCTCGGCAAGATCGCCGACCCGGCGGTGGCCGAGGCCACGCTCAAGACCTGCGAGGAAATCGACCGCCTCGAGTCGGATGCCGACCGCGTGATGCGCAGCGCCATGAGCAAGCTGTTCCGCGAGGAGCCCGACGTGCGCGAGGTGATCAAGCTCAAGGCAATCTACGAATTGCTCGAGACGATCACCGACAAGTGCGAGGACGTGGCCAACGTCATCGAGGGCATCGTCCTCGAGAATTCCTGA
- a CDS encoding NINE protein, producing the protein MKNKTIAAWLSFLGGPLGLHRFYLRGIGDWLGWLLPIPTALGLYGIERARMYGLDDGWSWVLIPLLGFTIAGCALTAIVYGLMTPEKWNARFNGGAPSDAAPGRTNWATIGAVVLALLFGTTVLMASIVFSFQRYFEHQVEEGRKISQ; encoded by the coding sequence ATGAAAAACAAGACCATTGCCGCCTGGCTCTCCTTCCTGGGCGGCCCGCTGGGCCTGCACCGCTTCTACCTGCGCGGCATCGGCGACTGGCTCGGCTGGCTGCTGCCCATTCCCACCGCGCTGGGCCTCTACGGCATCGAGCGCGCGCGCATGTACGGCCTGGACGACGGCTGGAGCTGGGTGCTGATTCCGCTCCTGGGCTTCACCATTGCGGGATGCGCGCTGACGGCCATCGTCTACGGCCTCATGACGCCCGAGAAGTGGAACGCCCGCTTCAACGGGGGCGCGCCTTCGGACGCCGCGCCGGGCCGCACGAACTGGGCCACGATCGGCGCCGTGGTGCTGGCGCTCCTGTTCGGCACCACGGTGCTGATGGCCAGCATCGTGTTCAGCTTCCAGCGCTACTTCGAACACCAGGTCGAGGAAGGCCGGAAGATCTCGCAGTAG
- a CDS encoding GlxA family transcriptional regulator has translation MDLQQHQRPIRVVFVLLPGSLVLDWAGPAEALRIANQRLRAAGQPERFEIEFAGPRPTSIGSVGVALANLAPLPAQWHGPAWVVLVGLPGDAIPIGNAETQELLHWLRGQRFERGRLELVTVCAGALLAAHAGALSGRRATTHHHHLDELRSVEPRCEVVANRVFVIDPPVYSSAGVTTGIDLVLHRIADVCTEALAAQVAQTMVVAQRRGPHDPELSPFLAYRNHLHAALHRVQDAVSEQPQADWNVPRMAEVAHTSARHLTRLFVEHAGVAPLAYLRRLRLAAAQLALASGASVTRAAEISGFGSDTQLRRAWHQFGLPGSPSASASPSKA, from the coding sequence ATGGACCTCCAGCAGCATCAGCGGCCCATCCGCGTAGTGTTCGTGCTGCTGCCGGGCAGCCTGGTGCTCGACTGGGCCGGGCCTGCCGAGGCGCTGCGCATCGCGAACCAGCGGCTGCGCGCGGCGGGCCAACCCGAGCGCTTCGAGATCGAATTCGCAGGCCCGCGTCCCACGTCGATCGGATCCGTGGGCGTTGCGCTCGCCAACCTCGCACCCTTGCCGGCGCAATGGCATGGCCCGGCCTGGGTCGTGCTGGTCGGGCTGCCCGGAGACGCCATCCCGATCGGCAACGCCGAGACGCAGGAGCTGCTGCACTGGCTGCGCGGCCAGCGCTTCGAACGCGGCCGGCTCGAGCTGGTCACCGTCTGCGCCGGCGCCCTGCTGGCGGCTCATGCCGGCGCGCTTTCGGGCCGGCGCGCCACCACGCACCACCATCACCTCGACGAGCTGCGCTCGGTGGAGCCGCGCTGCGAGGTGGTCGCCAACCGCGTGTTCGTGATCGATCCGCCGGTGTACAGCAGCGCGGGCGTCACCACCGGCATCGACCTGGTGCTGCATCGCATCGCCGATGTGTGCACAGAGGCGCTGGCAGCCCAGGTGGCGCAGACGATGGTGGTGGCGCAGCGGCGCGGTCCGCACGATCCGGAGCTTTCGCCCTTCCTGGCCTACCGCAACCATCTGCATGCCGCGCTGCACCGCGTGCAGGACGCCGTCAGCGAGCAGCCCCAGGCCGACTGGAACGTGCCCCGGATGGCGGAAGTGGCCCACACCTCGGCGCGGCACCTGACGCGGCTGTTCGTCGAGCATGCGGGCGTGGCGCCGCTGGCCTATCTGCGGCGGCTGCGGCTGGCGGCCGCGCAGCTTGCGCTGGCCTCGGGCGCGAGCGTGACGCGGGCGGCGGAAATCTCGGGCTTCGGATCGGACACGCAGCTGCGGCGCGCCTGGCACCAGTTCGGCTTGCCCGGCTCGCCTTCCGCATCGGCTTCGCCGTCGAAAGCGTAG
- a CDS encoding GNAT family N-acetyltransferase yields the protein MTLTIRPSRDEDIAAITAIYAHHVLNGTGTFETEPPSATDMAARRADVLGKDLPYLVAEENGEVLGFAYCNWFKPRPAYRFSAEDSIYMSEAARGKGLGTRLLAALSQAAEAAGVRKLIAVIGDSANAGSVGVHRSQGFTHVGVLKDCGWKFGEWRDVVLMEKVLGEGSTTKPE from the coding sequence ATGACCCTCACCATCCGCCCCAGCCGCGACGAAGACATCGCGGCCATCACGGCCATCTACGCCCACCACGTGCTCAACGGCACCGGCACCTTCGAGACCGAACCGCCCTCTGCCACCGACATGGCCGCGCGACGCGCCGACGTGCTCGGCAAGGACCTGCCCTACCTCGTTGCCGAAGAAAACGGCGAAGTGTTGGGTTTTGCCTACTGCAACTGGTTCAAGCCGCGCCCGGCCTACCGCTTTTCGGCCGAAGACTCCATCTACATGTCTGAAGCCGCACGCGGCAAGGGCCTGGGTACCCGGCTGCTGGCAGCCCTCTCGCAGGCCGCCGAGGCAGCGGGCGTGCGCAAGCTGATCGCCGTCATCGGCGATTCGGCCAATGCCGGCTCGGTCGGCGTGCACCGCAGCCAGGGCTTCACGCACGTGGGCGTGCTCAAGGACTGCGGCTGGAAGTTCGGCGAATGGCGCGACGTGGTCCTGATGGAAAAGGTGCTCGGCGAAGGCAGCACCACCAAACCCGAATGA
- the pcnB gene encoding polynucleotide adenylyltransferase PcnB: MIKKFIDKLLGKSAGGAQGKSRFGKRQEVPAEVHKIDPALVDERARNVVTTLQQAGYEAYVVGGAVRDLLLGLRPKDFDVATNATPEQVKSLFRRAFIIGRRFRIVHVVYGRGREHEVIEVSTFRAYMDNAAAEQVAGNERTSKGELASMKHAVDASGRVLRDNVWGPQEEDAARRDFTVNAMYYDPANQIVVDYHNGIRDAQKLTLRMIGDPATRYREDPVRIIRAIRFSAKLAALGFKMEAKTAAPLVESSKLLADVPQSRLFDEMLKLLQTGHAIATVEQLRKLGLVTGIYPLLDVVVERADSPFVKAALQDTDRRVGEGKPVAPSFLLACVLWADVRDGWAQRQEGRHGQRPQPPFPALQDAIDDVFNARIGDVSGRGKLAADMREIWMMQPRFDKRTGSTPYSLVDQARFRAAFDFMRLRADVGEVSEAIAEWWQEFSTADDVRQQDLLEQVRDEQKTRQRVRTRDPVAPKPSRGEPAARQRQPDAESRQDHEAEIEVDAGAVPPDGEAAAPRKRRRRRKPRTGAGGGSGSGGEGGGSAAAE, translated from the coding sequence ATGATCAAGAAATTCATCGACAAGCTGCTCGGCAAATCGGCCGGCGGCGCACAGGGCAAGAGCCGCTTCGGCAAGCGCCAGGAGGTGCCGGCAGAGGTTCACAAGATCGATCCAGCCCTGGTCGACGAACGTGCCAGGAACGTCGTCACCACGCTCCAGCAGGCGGGCTATGAGGCTTACGTGGTGGGCGGCGCGGTGCGCGACCTGCTGCTGGGCCTGCGCCCCAAGGACTTCGACGTGGCCACCAACGCCACGCCCGAGCAGGTCAAGTCGCTCTTCAGGCGCGCTTTCATCATCGGGCGGCGCTTTCGCATCGTGCACGTGGTGTACGGCCGCGGCCGCGAGCACGAGGTGATCGAGGTCTCGACCTTCCGCGCCTACATGGACAACGCCGCCGCCGAGCAGGTGGCCGGCAACGAGCGCACCAGCAAGGGCGAGCTCGCGAGCATGAAGCACGCGGTGGACGCCAGCGGCCGCGTGCTGCGCGACAACGTCTGGGGCCCGCAGGAAGAAGACGCGGCGCGCCGCGACTTCACCGTGAACGCCATGTACTACGACCCGGCCAACCAGATCGTGGTCGACTATCACAACGGCATCCGCGACGCCCAGAAGCTCACGCTGCGCATGATCGGCGACCCGGCGACGCGCTACCGCGAAGACCCGGTGCGCATCATTCGCGCGATCCGCTTCTCGGCCAAGCTCGCGGCGCTCGGTTTCAAGATGGAAGCCAAGACGGCCGCGCCGCTGGTCGAATCGAGCAAGCTGCTGGCCGACGTGCCGCAGAGCCGCCTGTTCGACGAAATGCTCAAGCTGCTGCAGACCGGCCATGCCATTGCCACGGTCGAGCAACTGCGCAAGCTGGGCCTGGTCACGGGCATCTATCCGCTGCTCGACGTGGTGGTGGAGCGCGCCGACTCGCCGTTCGTGAAGGCGGCCCTGCAGGACACCGACCGCCGCGTCGGAGAAGGCAAGCCCGTGGCGCCGAGCTTCCTCCTGGCCTGCGTGCTGTGGGCCGACGTGCGCGACGGCTGGGCCCAGCGCCAGGAAGGCCGCCACGGACAGCGTCCGCAGCCGCCGTTCCCGGCCCTGCAGGACGCGATCGACGACGTGTTCAACGCCCGCATCGGCGATGTCTCGGGCCGCGGCAAGCTCGCTGCCGACATGCGCGAGATCTGGATGATGCAGCCGCGCTTCGACAAGCGCACCGGTTCCACCCCCTACAGCCTGGTCGACCAGGCGCGTTTCCGCGCCGCCTTCGACTTCATGCGGCTGCGCGCCGACGTGGGCGAGGTCAGCGAGGCCATTGCCGAGTGGTGGCAGGAGTTCAGCACCGCCGACGACGTGCGCCAGCAAGACCTGCTGGAGCAGGTGCGCGACGAACAGAAGACCCGCCAGCGCGTGCGAACGCGCGACCCGGTGGCGCCGAAGCCCTCCCGCGGCGAACCGGCGGCGCGCCAGCGCCAGCCTGACGCCGAATCGCGGCAGGACCACGAGGCCGAGATCGAGGTCGATGCCGGCGCCGTGCCGCCCGATGGCGAAGCGGCCGCGCCGCGCAAGCGCCGCCGTCGCCGCAAGCCGCGCACCGGAGCTGGTGGCGGCAGTGGCAGTGGTGGCGAGGGCGGCGGGAGCGCCGCAGCCGAATGA